The Burkholderiales bacterium DNA segment CCGGATCTCACCATGGTTGTGCATTTGTTGTCTCCCGACAATACGTATGACCAGCTTTACGTCGGGAACTATGCCAATTTGCAGATCAAGGACGTGCTGGCGCGGGTTCCCGGCGTGGGGGACGTGCTGGTGTTCGGTGCGCGTGATTACGCAATGCGCATTTGGCTTGATCCTGGAAAAGTAGCCCAGCGCAACCTCACCGCCAGCGATGTGGTCGACGCTATCCGCGAACAAAACGTGCAAGTGGCTGCGGGCATTATCAATCAGCCCCCGGGCCCGAACACTCGCGAGCTGCAGCTCAGCGTCAATACTTTGGGCCGCCTGTGGACCGAAAAGCAATTCGGTGACATCGTTATTAAATCCGGAAATGACGGCGAGGTGACCTATCTGCGCGACATCGCGCGCATCGAGCTTGCCGCCCGCGACTATTCAGTAAACAGTTACCTCGGCGGCAAACCCGCTGCCGCGTTAGTGATCTTCCAGCTCCCTGGCACCAATTCGCTGGAAACAGCCAAGGCGGTACGCGCCACCATGGCAAAACTCAAAGAACGCTTTCCCAAAGGCCTCGATTACCGCGTGGTGTATGACACCACCCTTTTCGTTCAGGAATCCATCCAAGCGGTCATCGAGACCCTGATCGGCGCCATTCTTTTGGTGGTGTTTGTCGTCGTCACGTTTTTGCAGACCTGGCGCGCTTCCATAATTCCATTGCTTGCGGTGCCGGTCTCGCTTATCGGTACTTTTGCCGCCATGGCCGCGCTCGGATTTTCGCTCAACAATCTTTCGCTATTCGGACTCGTGCTCGCCATTGGTATCGTGGTAGACGATGCCATAGTGGTGGTGGAAAACGTGGAGCGCAATATTGCACTTGGGCTTAAGCCCAGGGAGGCAACGTTCAAGGCAATCGATGAAGTCGCGGGGCCGGTGATTGCGGTTGCGGTGGTGCTCTCTGCAGTGTTCGTGCCCACAGCTTTCGTCAGTGGGTTAAATGGGCAGTTTTACCGGCAGTTTGCGCTGACCATAGCGGTGTCCACCGTCATATCGGCCTTCAATTCGCTCACCCTGAGTCCCGCTTTGTGTGCGCTGTTGCTAAAGCCACACGGTGCAGAAAAAGATTGGTTCACGCGCTTTTTGGACCGCACGTTCGGCTGGTTTTTCCGCTCGTTCAACTGGGCTTTCGAACACAGCAGAAATGGTTACACGCGATTGGTCCCCCGTGCAATCCGCATGAGCGCAATCATGCTGGTCATTTATGCGGGACTGCTGGGCACTACTTGGCTGGCTTTTACTCGAGTACCTGCTGGCTTCATCCCATCGCAGGACCAGGGCTACCTCATTGTCTATGCGCAACTTCCCGACGCAGCATCGCTTCCCCGCACCGACGCCGTGTTGAAACGGGTGTCGTCGATTATTCGAGGTACTCCCGGTGTGCTTAACACTGTCGAATTCGCGGGTTTCGGTGTCGTGAGCTTCGCCAATACGTCAAATACCGGAACCATTTTTGTGCCGCTGAAGCCGTTTGCCGAGCGTGAGCACGATCCCGATCTGTCCGGCGAAAAAATTGCGGTGGTGCTTCGCAAAAAATTGAGCGTTATTCAGGATGCATTCGTGGGTGTATTCTTGCCGCCGCCCGTGCGCGGAGTGAGCACGTTGGGCGGCTTCAAGATGCAAATCCAGGACCGGGGCGGAGCCGGCCTGCAGGCCCTGCAAGCGGCCGCGGAAAAGCTTGCGGCTGCGGCCAACCGTCAGCCGGGCTTGCAAGGCGTGTTCACCAGCTTCCGGGCCAATGTGCCCCAGCTTTATCTGGATGTAGATCGAGTCAAGGCGAAATCCATGCAGGTACCCTTGAGCGATGTTTTCAGTACGCTGCAGATTTATTTGGGTTCTTTATATGTGAATGACTTCAATCTCTTTGGCCGTACTTATCAAGTGCGGGTGCAAGCGGATGCGCCGTACCGCTTGAGCGCCGACGATATCCGTTTGCTGAAGACGCGCAACGCGTCCGGTGAAATGGTTCCTCTGGGAACGCTCATGACGGTCAAGGAAGTTACCGGCCCGGACCGCGTCACGCGCTACAATCTGTTTCCCGCGGCGGAGCTCAATGGCAACATCGCTCCCAGCTTGAGCTCCGGCCAGGCAATCGAAATTATGGAGAATCTTGCAAAACAACAGCTTCCTAAGGAATTCGGCACGGAGTGGACCGAACTTATCTTCCAGCAGATTCTTGCAGGCAACAGCGCCATCATCATCTTTCCGCTGTCCGTGTTGTTTGTATTTCTGGCGCTTTCGGCTCTGTACGAGAGCTGGTCACTGCCACTCGCCATAATTCTGATTGTGCCCATGTGCTTGTTGTCTGCGATCACCGGCGTATGGTTGCGCGGGCTCGATAATAATATCTTCACCCAAATTGGGTTTGTGGTGCTGGTTGGACTCGCGTGCAAGAACGCAATCTTAATTGTCGAATTCGCCAAACAACACCAGGAACGCGGCTTAAACCAATTTGATGCCGCGGTTGAAGCGAGCCGATTGCGCCTGCGGCCGATACTGATGACCTCTTTTGCCTTTATCTTCGGTGTTCTGCCTCTGGTATTTTCAGTAGGGGCGGGTGCCGAAATGCGCCGGGCGCTCGGCACGGCGGTATTCAGCGGCATGTTGGGTGTCACGTTCTTCGGGATATTTCTGACACCGGTTTTCTATGTGGTTATCCGCACCATTGTTGAGCGGCGCAAAAAGCAAAGCGCGATGCCGGCCCAGGCCAAACCGGATTCTCCGGCGGCAGGCGCCGCCAGCGAGGGAGCCCCGCCGGATAGGCTATAACGAGTCGCGCCGGTTTGCTTGCGGCGGGCAATCGCGGTCGTTACTTCCGCCAAAGCTAATATGTTGAATCCCGGTCCCAAGTTAGTTCCAGTATTTCAAGGGATGGGCCAAATGTAATTCGGTATTCGCCGCATTGGTATCTGTTTTCTGTTCAATGGCTTTACGTTGCCGGATTGATTTTCCAGTTTTGTACCCAATCTAAGTCAAATTAATCCATGCTGAACAACGCTAATTTGCATTATTGGGAATATCCTATGTATGAAATTGAGCAAGTAATGTTGAATGAGAATGCCCAAGAAGAAGGAAATTACATCCACGACCTGTCGCCGGGAGATGGTGATCTGCTCGATGCTTAT contains these protein-coding regions:
- a CDS encoding multidrug efflux RND transporter permease subunit, with the translated sequence MKLAHFFIDRPIFAAVLSIFFVLVGTIALFQLPVAQLPNVAPPTIVVNASYPGANAVTVAQTVATPIEEEVNGVENMLYMSSQSTSDGQMNLTITFNLGTDLNQAQVLVQNRVAVAEPRLPAEVRQNGITTKKRSPDLTMVVHLLSPDNTYDQLYVGNYANLQIKDVLARVPGVGDVLVFGARDYAMRIWLDPGKVAQRNLTASDVVDAIREQNVQVAAGIINQPPGPNTRELQLSVNTLGRLWTEKQFGDIVIKSGNDGEVTYLRDIARIELAARDYSVNSYLGGKPAAALVIFQLPGTNSLETAKAVRATMAKLKERFPKGLDYRVVYDTTLFVQESIQAVIETLIGAILLVVFVVVTFLQTWRASIIPLLAVPVSLIGTFAAMAALGFSLNNLSLFGLVLAIGIVVDDAIVVVENVERNIALGLKPREATFKAIDEVAGPVIAVAVVLSAVFVPTAFVSGLNGQFYRQFALTIAVSTVISAFNSLTLSPALCALLLKPHGAEKDWFTRFLDRTFGWFFRSFNWAFEHSRNGYTRLVPRAIRMSAIMLVIYAGLLGTTWLAFTRVPAGFIPSQDQGYLIVYAQLPDAASLPRTDAVLKRVSSIIRGTPGVLNTVEFAGFGVVSFANTSNTGTIFVPLKPFAEREHDPDLSGEKIAVVLRKKLSVIQDAFVGVFLPPPVRGVSTLGGFKMQIQDRGGAGLQALQAAAEKLAAAANRQPGLQGVFTSFRANVPQLYLDVDRVKAKSMQVPLSDVFSTLQIYLGSLYVNDFNLFGRTYQVRVQADAPYRLSADDIRLLKTRNASGEMVPLGTLMTVKEVTGPDRVTRYNLFPAAELNGNIAPSLSSGQAIEIMENLAKQQLPKEFGTEWTELIFQQILAGNSAIIIFPLSVLFVFLALSALYESWSLPLAIILIVPMCLLSAITGVWLRGLDNNIFTQIGFVVLVGLACKNAILIVEFAKQHQERGLNQFDAAVEASRLRLRPILMTSFAFIFGVLPLVFSVGAGAEMRRALGTAVFSGMLGVTFFGIFLTPVFYVVIRTIVERRKKQSAMPAQAKPDSPAAGAASEGAPPDRL